CAACTAGCGGCATATAAATCTATGTACATACTGTATAAAGATAACTCTCAACTCAATGAAGCTATCTATTATCTTGAAGAGTATCTGGAAATCAATCAAATATACTCCGATGAAGCATTTGAACACAAGGCAGAAGACATGACGGCTGCTTATGAGCTAAGGCAAAAAGAAGAGGATCTTTCGCGACTTACAACAGAAAATAATAAAAACGCTCAAATTCAAAAAATACTTACTTTAGGTCTGGTGCTTTTAATTGTGTTATCTTCCTTTTTAATATTTTTGTATTCAGGCCGGAATACCGCTTTAAAAAAACTTTTTCAAGAACAGCAAAATACAAACAACCTCTTAAGAGAAAAAGAGATGTTACTTGAAAACCTTGAATCTTCTCATCATCAACTCGTCCATAGCGAAAAAATGGCTTCTATTGGAGTCATGACTGCCGGCATTGCTCATGAACTTAATAATCCTGTAGGCTCCATCCATGCCAGCGCTGAAGCATTAAAGATGGATTATGACGATTTAGTCCCACTATTTAAGGTTTTGGATCACATTAAAAAAACGAATGATCAAGCCCATTGGGATAATCTGCTGTACCTTTTAAAGGATATTGACATAAAATATCTTTCTGCAGAATTGGAAACCTTACTAAATACAGTGATGAATGGCTCCATGAGAACATCTCAAATCATTCAAGGATTAAAAACATTTACCCGGGATAGTGGCGATACAAAGGAACCTTACTTTATAGAAGATGGTCTAGATGCAGCGCTGACCCTACTCCACCACAAATTTAAAGATCAGATTACTATAAATAAACAATATGAATTCGGAAAAACATTACTATGCAACGGCAGCAAATTAAATCAGGTTTTTCTCAATGTCTTAGACAATGCCATTCAGGCATTGGCAGGAGCAGGAATCATCAGTGTAGCAACCAAAGAAGACAATAATTATTGCATTATAAAAATATCAGACAATGGACACGGAATGGATACCACGACTCAAAAATCTATATTTCAACCTTTTTTTACCACTAAAGAAATAGGAAAAGGTACGGGTTTGGGCTTAGCCATAAGTTATGCAATAGTTAAAGATCATCAAGGTGAAATGCAAGTGATCAGCGCACCTGGACAAGGCACTACAATTACCATTTCCATTCCAATCCAATCCAATGAAGCTGTATGCTAATTATTTGATTTCATTGACTTATTTTGCCATTTTCCTCACTATAGCTGCATCATATATAGATTTGAATAATTGGCTGTTTAACAAATCAATTATTGAGGATGGATTAAGTCAATGCTTCAGATTCGGCAGGACAGTTTTGATCACCTATTTAGTTTGGATGACCAGTGAAAAAAAATTGTGCTTAAGAAGTAATTTACTTCTTTTGGCATTTATAATTTGTTCCATCGCAGATGCCTTTTTGATTTTACTCCATAGATTAGACATTGGTATCTTTTTTTTCACCTTGATGCAGATCGTACTGATCGTCAGGCACGCACCTGATTTGAATTCTTTTTCAAAAAATAAAGGAGAGGCTATTATAGCATTTGTAGCTGCAATATGCTTTTATTTGATTTTCTTGGTTCTATTATTTTGGTTTATGTCACAAAATCAATTGTTTATTCATGTGATTGTATATGGTTTTCTATTGGTTATGTCCTGCTTGTTTGGCTATTTTTCTAGATTCAAAAATGATCATATCACGCGTCTTCAATCTGATTTAATATTCTGGGGTATGATTTTATTTTTATTATGTGATATTACAGTATTACTTCCGGTGATGTTTCCAAATCAGGATTTTGCTCAAATCGCCAGAGCATTTACAGGTGTTTTTTACACTCCTTCACTTTTATTACTGGCTTGGTCTGGCGTAAAAAATGAATCATTTTGAAGGCTTTAACTGGTTTTCGAGGTTTAATTTTTAATGCCGTCCTTTTTGGATTGGTTTTTTTATTGAGTTCGTTTTTAGAAAAAATGAATGTAACAAAGGACAATTTTATTTTACCCTTGTATATTTCAGTATTAGGTATAGTATTGCTTCCATTTGAATACCGAGCGAATATATATTTACTTGCCACAGAGTTTCAAATCATGACTGCCATGCAAAGGCTCTTGTGGAGAAAATTTATAAAAACATGGTATTTTGGCATATTGATATTGATGGTCATCATTTGGCGTACTTATTTCAAAATGGAATTGATTTTAATGCCAGTTTGGTATGCTGCTTATGATTTTATAGGACTCAATTACCAAAAAATGAGTTGGAAAGGTAAATTGCCAGTTTACCTAAGTGGAATAACTATATTTTATTATGAATGTCTGCTTATAGGACATACCTTGATACCTGGAGAAGCTAAATACAAAGAAATTAAAGTATGGTTTTCAAATCTGATTGTGCTGCTTTTTATGACCTTTTTTACTACTGGTCTGATAGCTGTTTTTCAGAAAGAGTTTATAGGAATGACTGTAAATAACCTATGGCCATATATTCCCATTTCTTTGATAGTCTTTACATTTTTTTATGTTCCTTTACGTTGGGTTGAAGTCATCTCTGACATGATAGATTGTCAAAATATTTGGCAACTTTGGTTGTTTTGGATCAGTACTTTTACAGGGATGATTTTGATGTTTATAAAAACATGATTGAGGAAAAATTTAAAACTGCAGACCAGCATTTGCCCGTTTTACTTCAATAATTTACCGTTTTACTGCGATATACTTT
The sequence above is drawn from the Saprospiraceae bacterium genome and encodes:
- a CDS encoding tetratricopeptide repeat protein, translating into MQQSHFKSALWVILIGLCGTLFSQEKSYFESRTLYFKDNFAKGNILAKKSDLLVALKFKDSLYKINRSDLLAEHMLTVGKMYQRMGQMTSAEGAFQAGLRLGRNSKDSIWVAKAYSRIGGFYALENRNFKALDYQMKSLSLFEKFAKEKIYLPDVYNEIANAYIQMGELKTAEQYLEKSLKLKKELKDTLRLGIINNMYADIYRQRGDYAKAEQFYLKDLPKREKQKNYEGAILSYLGLGDTYIGWKKYEKAESIYLKALSFADTIKRPRFIGISLVKLGELYLNIGRKPDAERVFKRAINECTQVDSRIYQLAAYKSMYILYKDNSQLNEAIYYLEEYLEINQIYSDEAFEHKAEDMTAAYELRQKEEDLSRLTTENNKNAQIQKILTLGLVLLIVLSSFLIFLYSGRNTALKKLFQEQQNTNNLLREKEMLLENLESSHHQLVHSEKMASIGVMTAGIAHELNNPVGSIHASAEALKMDYDDLVPLFKVLDHIKKTNDQAHWDNLLYLLKDIDIKYLSAELETLLNTVMNGSMRTSQIIQGLKTFTRDSGDTKEPYFIEDGLDAALTLLHHKFKDQITINKQYEFGKTLLCNGSKLNQVFLNVLDNAIQALAGAGIISVATKEDNNYCIIKISDNGHGMDTTTQKSIFQPFFTTKEIGKGTGLGLAISYAIVKDHQGEMQVISAPGQGTTITISIPIQSNEAVC